GGTGAGACAGTGCCAGCCCCAGGCCGCTGCCCTTCTTGCCGCCGCCTCGCAGCTGTGAATACTCGCGGAAGAGCAGGCGCTGATCCTCCGGTGAGATACCGGGGCCGCTGTCCTGGACAGAGAATTCGATCCAGTTGTCGTCCTCTGTCAGCCGGGTACTCACCACCACCTCTCCGGCTGGAGTGAATTTCAGGGCGTTGGAGATGAAGTTCCGCAGAATCTGATGGAGTTTGCTGGCGTCGCTGTACAGGATGACGGGTGTCTGCGGCTCCGCGATGATCAGCCGGGGGCCGGTCTCGGTGATCAGCGGCTGAAACAGTGCGCGCAGGGTCGCCAGAATCTGTGTCAGCTCCAGCGGCTCCAGCTTCAGGTCTCTGCCGCCCGCTTCGGCCTTGGTCATGTCGAGCAGATCATTGACCATGCCCAGCAGTTCCTCGGCAGAGGAGCGCAGCAGCGTCAACTGCTGTTCCTGTGCCTGCGAGAGCGACCCGTCGGCGTGGCTGAGCAGCAGCCGGGACAGGCCCAGCATCGAATGCAGCGGCGTGCGAAATTCATGGCTGACATACGACAGGAACATGGATTTTTCGCGGCTGGCCTCGCGGAGCTGTGCGGCTTTGTCCTCCAGTTCACTGTAGAGAGCCACGACGCCCCGGTTGGTGTCTTCCAGTTCGCGGTTCAGGGTCGCCAGCTGCTGTTCCCGGCGAGCCAGATCGCCCAGCGTCTGGAGCAGTTCCTTGTTCTGCCGCTGGAGTTCCTGCACGGGCGTCACAGGCCGACTCTGGAGCAGCGCAGCCTGAATTCGCGGCAGCTCGTCTGTGCCCAGCGGTGTCGGCAGTTTCTTGGTGATGAAGACCCGCGTGCCCGAAGGACCGGTATCCAGGTCCAGATGATCCATCAGGCGGCGCGTGCCGGACAGTCCCCGGCCCATGCCGGTGGTCGAGACGTAGCGGCCCGACAGCACCTCCCCGGGCGACGCGATGCCCGGTCCCTGATCGCTGACCTGCACCGTTAGCTGCTGCGCTTCCAGATCCGTGCCGTACTCGATCTTTCCGCGTCCGGCGTATAGCAGCGCGTTGCGTGCCAGTTCCGATACAGCCGTCGCCACCCGCGTCTGATCCTGTACGCCAAATCCCAGGACAGCCGCCAGCTGACGGCCATAGAAGCGGGCCTCGACCACGGTCTGTTCGTTCGCCACAGGCAGGGTCAGCAGCACAGCATTCATGGCGCGGCCTTGACGACCACGACCGTGGCGTCGTCGCGCTCGCGGGCGTAATCGCGGTACAGCACGCCGGCGATCACCGCGGCACGCCTCCGCAGCAGGCCAGGTGCCGATGAGACATCCCAGCGGTTCGTCAGACCATCGGTATGCACCACCAGCACAGACGACGGTGTCCAGGGCACCTCCTGCGTCTGAACGGTCCGGGTTTCCTGGCCGAGGGTGCCGTTGTGCGACAGCAGGCCACGCCGCTGGGCTGCGTCCAGCACCACGCCGCTCAGATTGCCCACCCCGGCGAACTGGACCGTTCCCGCGCTGACATCGATGGCGGCGACCGCGCCCACGGCGCCACGGGTGCTCCGCAGAGCCTGATGGATGTGCGTCAGGGTCTCGGCGGGCCGCAGATGGCTGCTGTGGGGAAACGCCGCGACAGCCGCCCGCGCCGCTTCATGGGCCGACAGACCGTGCCCCAGACCGTCCACCACCATCAGTTTCAGCATCGTCTGTCCGGCGGAGAAGGTCCAGTCGTCTCCGCAGACGGTCTCGCCGGGATAGGTGGTCTGAACGGCCCCAATGTCGAAGCTGGTGTCGAAGCTGGACGGCAGGCCGGCAAGGTCGTCGCCCGCCGGTTCTGTGAGCCGGGCATACACCACGCTGCCGGCACCCTGAGCGGTATACACGTCGAAGTCTTCCGACAGCCTCGAGACCGCGCCGAGTCCTGTGCCCGCGCTGCCAGCCGTGGAATAGCCGTCGCGCAGCACCTCGCCCATCCGTGAGATGCCGGGGCCACGGTCGAGTGTGAGGACTTCGACGGTGCCGGGCCGGCTGTTCAGCAGCAGCGTGCCTCCGCCGGACGTGTGTTTCACGAGATTGGACGCCAGTTCGGTCACGACGATGGCGAGGTCTGAGCAGCGCGCTTTCGACAGGCCCTGCAGCAGGCCGAGCTCTGCGGCGGTGCGTCTGGCCTCGCCCACGCCACTCTGTTCGAGCACCTGGAGACTTACGGTAGGACGCATCTGGTCCCCCGGTGCTGCATCTTCACGCTTTCCATTTGATCACGGTCACTCTGGTGTCTCCAGGCTGGCTCTGGATTCTGAATTCGTTCATCAGTCGCCGTGAACCGCTCAGGCCCAGGCCCAGCCCGCCCCCGGTACTGAACCCTTCCTGGAGCGCGCGTTCGAGATCGGGAATGCCCGGCCCCTGGTCCTCGAACACCAGCTGGATCCCGATGCGCGGCGAGGCCAGCACGTCAAGGCGCACCTGTCCTCCGTGCCCGTGAACCAGGACGTTGCGGGCGAGCTCCGAGGCGGCTGTGACCAGCTTGGTCTGATCGACCAGACTGAAACCCACTGCCAGCGCACACTGACGCACCGCCTGCCTGACCCGCACGACGTCGTCCTCACTGTGCACCGGAAGCACTTCACCTCTGGGCGTCGTCTGGCTCGTCACGGGTCTCCTCGGGGGCCGTCAGGCTGACATGGTGCTGGAGGAGCGCCAGACCACGTTCGATGTTCAGGGCAGTGCGGACATGCGTCCAGGTGACGCCGAGTTCGACGAGGGTGATCGCCACCGCGGGCCGAAGCCCGACGATCACCGTTTCCGCGTCGAGGACCTGGCAGAGGGTGGCGATGTTGCCCAGAATCCGACCGATGAAGGAATCCACCATGTCCAGCCCGGAAATATCGATCAGGACGCCCTTGGCACCGGTACTGACCACCCTGCTGGCGAGGTCGTCCTGCAGGGTCAGGGCCAGGCGATCATGCAGATCGACGTGCAGGCTGACAATCAGGCAGTCACCGAGTTTGAGAATCGGAATACGGTCCATCGCAGGCCCTCTACTGTGCGCGTGCCCGCGTCACCTGGAACCCGCTGCGTGTCAGGGCCAGGGCGATGGCATCGGCAAAATTGGCCTTGGTGGTTACGCTCGACAGGTCGATTCCCAGATGAACGATGGTCTGCGCGATCTGTGGCCGGATGCCGCTGATGATGCACTCGGCCCCCATCAGGCGGGCCGCCGCCACCGCACGGAGCAGGTGCTGGGCGACCAGGGTATCGACGGTCGGCACACCCGTGATATCGATGATCGCCACCGTCGATTCCGTCTCCACGATGCGTTCGAGCAGCGATTCCATCACCACCTGGGTGCGCTCGCTGTCGAGTGTGCCGATCAGCGGCAGGGCCACGATGCCCTGCCAGACCTTGACGACCGGCGTGGAGAGTTCGAGCAGTTCCTGCCGCTGCCGCAGAATGATGTCTTCACGCGAGCGCTGATACACCTCCAGGGTGTACAGGCCCAGCTGATCGAGCAGGACGGTGGTG
The genomic region above belongs to Deinococcus sp. KNUC1210 and contains:
- a CDS encoding STAS domain-containing protein, whose protein sequence is MSIPNLTRLLQNDAEQLLQDWLKAQLASGTLRRDLLSEVDLRRDSQAFLTAFVQALGAGAALTTDGPAWEDVKAVLAGLSKTRASQGFTSGEVATFVLSLKQPLFNRLFTALSSSPEQLQDDLWTTTVLLDQLGLYTLEVYQRSREDIILRQRQELLELSTPVVKVWQGIVALPLIGTLDSERTQVVMESLLERIVETESTVAIIDITGVPTVDTLVAQHLLRAVAAARLMGAECIISGIRPQIAQTIVHLGIDLSSVTTKANFADAIALALTRSGFQVTRARAQ
- a CDS encoding SpoIIE family protein phosphatase, with translation MRPTVSLQVLEQSGVGEARRTAAELGLLQGLSKARCSDLAIVVTELASNLVKHTSGGGTLLLNSRPGTVEVLTLDRGPGISRMGEVLRDGYSTAGSAGTGLGAVSRLSEDFDVYTAQGAGSVVYARLTEPAGDDLAGLPSSFDTSFDIGAVQTTYPGETVCGDDWTFSAGQTMLKLMVVDGLGHGLSAHEAARAAVAAFPHSSHLRPAETLTHIHQALRSTRGAVGAVAAIDVSAGTVQFAGVGNLSGVVLDAAQRRGLLSHNGTLGQETRTVQTQEVPWTPSSVLVVHTDGLTNRWDVSSAPGLLRRRAAVIAGVLYRDYARERDDATVVVVKAAP
- a CDS encoding anti-sigma regulatory factor, yielding MTSQTTPRGEVLPVHSEDDVVRVRQAVRQCALAVGFSLVDQTKLVTAASELARNVLVHGHGGQVRLDVLASPRIGIQLVFEDQGPGIPDLERALQEGFSTGGGLGLGLSGSRRLMNEFRIQSQPGDTRVTVIKWKA
- a CDS encoding ATP-binding protein, whose protein sequence is MNAVLLTLPVANEQTVVEARFYGRQLAAVLGFGVQDQTRVATAVSELARNALLYAGRGKIEYGTDLEAQQLTVQVSDQGPGIASPGEVLSGRYVSTTGMGRGLSGTRRLMDHLDLDTGPSGTRVFITKKLPTPLGTDELPRIQAALLQSRPVTPVQELQRQNKELLQTLGDLARREQQLATLNRELEDTNRGVVALYSELEDKAAQLREASREKSMFLSYVSHEFRTPLHSMLGLSRLLLSHADGSLSQAQEQQLTLLRSSAEELLGMVNDLLDMTKAEAGGRDLKLEPLELTQILATLRALFQPLITETGPRLIIAEPQTPVILYSDASKLHQILRNFISNALKFTPAGEVVVSTRLTEDDNWIEFSVQDSGPGISPEDQRLLFREYSQLRGGGKKGSGLGLALSHRLATLLGGRVGVESVPGAGARFWTVLPLRSAAPLGQTPAVGDGP
- a CDS encoding STAS domain-containing protein, translating into MDRIPILKLGDCLIVSLHVDLHDRLALTLQDDLASRVVSTGAKGVLIDISGLDMVDSFIGRILGNIATLCQVLDAETVIVGLRPAVAITLVELGVTWTHVRTALNIERGLALLQHHVSLTAPEETRDEPDDAQR